A stretch of the Capsicum annuum cultivar UCD-10X-F1 chromosome 10, UCD10Xv1.1, whole genome shotgun sequence genome encodes the following:
- the LOC107877943 gene encoding probable protein phosphatase 2C 4, with protein sequence MGNGIGKLKFCFAGDVGEISKRHHDISVDLYDTLDKGLGHSFCYILHDSSYKNHPFIEDSSSSTTTTISSTSTTSSSSQTTVFRTISGASISANTSTPLSTSLFDVCASNAYIEKPSAFESSQWFSSFPLQPIPRKSIPSVCSGPIPRVSITGSGSMERGFLSGPIERSFTSGPLESQYDHQQLQRYKPEGSKWDLVRNLKKVLSSSLLVEKNTNGINGPLSSENSLDEDDHEDNNSFRSRNVQWAQGKAGEDRVHVVISEEHGWVFVGIYDGFNGPDATDFLLKNLYSNVFKELKGLLWNDKLESSENLMCNETFVVQNQEFDQSKYAGINHLDVLHALSEALRRAEASYLEITDTMVEENPELALMGSCVLVMLMKGNDIYLVNVGDSRAVLAQDPEIDRSIGNLGRINEESRNSIDALYRVDSYRKHNLSSCQLTMDHSTSVKEEVLRIRSEHPSDTSAIKNGRVKGSLNVTRAFGAGFLKQPKWNNGLLGVFRIDYVGSSPYINCIPSLYHHRLGPRDRFLILSSDGLYQYFTNEEAVSEVETFMSIFPDGDPAQHLVEEVLFRAAKKAGMNFHELLDIPQGDRRKYHDDVSIIIISFEGRIWRSSV encoded by the exons atgggaaacGGTATTGGGAAGTTGAAATTTTGTTTTGCAGGAGATGTTGGAGAAATATCTAAGAGACACCATGATATTAGCGTAGACTTGTATGATACACTTGACAAGGGATTAGGCCATTCTTTTTGTTACATATTGCATGATTCATCATACAAAAATCATCCTTTTATAGAAGactcttcttcttctactactaccACTATCTCTAGCACTAGCACCACCAGTAGCAGTAGCCAAACAACTGTGTTTCGCACCATTTCTGGTGCTTCTATCTCTGCCAACACTTCTACACCTCTGTCCACCTCGCTCTTTGACGTGTGTGCTTCTAATGCGTATATTGAGAAGCCTTCAGCTTTCGAGAGCTCTCAGtggttttcttcttttcctcttcagCCAATTCCCCGGAAGTCAATCCCCTCTGTCTGTTCGGGCCCAATTCCCCGAGTGTCCATCACGGGCTCGGGCTCCATGGAGAGAGGATTCTTGTCCGGCCCGATAGAGCGGAGCTTCACCTCCGGACCGTTGGAGAGTCAGTATGATCATCAGCAGCTCCAGAGGTACAAACCTGAGGGTAGTAAATGGGATTTGGTTAGGAATTTAAAGAAAGTTTTGTCAAGTTCTCTTTTGGTAGAGAAGAACACTAATGGGATTAATGGCCCTTTGAGTAGTGAAAACAGTTTGGATGAAGATGATCATGAGGATAATAATTCATTCCGAAGTCGAAATGTGCAGTGGGCTCAGGGGAAAGCAGGGGAAGACAGAGTACATGTGGTGATTTCTGAGGAACATGGATGGGTGTTCGTTGGGATTTATGACGGATTTAATGGACCTGATGCTActgattttttattgaaaaatctaTACTCAAATGTCTTCAAAGAACTCAAGGGATTGCTATGGAATGACAAGTTAGAATCATCCGAAAATCTCATGTGCAACGAGACTTTTGTcgttcagaatcaagaatttgatCAATCGAAATATGCAGGTATTAACCATTTAGACGTGTTGCACGCGTTATCAGAGGCGCTGAGGAGAGCCGAGGCATCATATTTGGAGATAACAGACACGATGGTGGAAGAAAACCCCGAGTTAGCCTTAATGGGATCTTGTGTTTTAGTGATGTTGATGAAAGGCAATGATATTTACTTGGTGAATGTTGGTGATAGCAGAGCAGTTTTGGCTCAAGATCCTGAAATCGATCGCTCCATTGGTAACTTGGGACGAATAAATGAGGAGAGTCGAAATAGCATTGATGCACTCTACAGAGTTGATTCATATAGAAAACATAATCTTAGTTCTTGTCAACTCACTATGGACCATAGTACATCTGTTAAAGAG GAAGTTCTTAGGATTAGAAGTGAGCATCCAAGTGATACATCTGCTATCAAAAATGGCAGAGTGAAGGGTTCTTTAAACGTTACTCGCGCTTTTGGTGCAGGCTTTCTTAAACAG CCTAAATGGAACAATGGACTGCTAGGGGTCTTTAGAATAGACTATGTTGGAAGTTCGCCGTATATCAATTGTATACCATCATTATACCACCATAGACTTGGCCCAAGAGACAGATTTCTGATCTTATCATCTGATGGACTTTACCAATACTTCACCAATGAAGAAGCAGTCTCTGAAGTTGAGACCTTCATGTCTATATTCCCCGATGGAGATCCCGCACAacatcttgttgaagaagtgttaTTTAGAGCTGCAAAGAAAGCTG GCATGAACTTCCACGAGTTACTTGATATACCACAAGGGGATCGTAGGAAGTACCATGATGATGTCTcgattatcatcatatcattcgAAGGAAGGATATGGAGATCATCCGTGTAA